In Thermoflexus hugenholtzii JAD2, a genomic segment contains:
- a CDS encoding 3-hydroxyacyl-CoA dehydrogenase family protein — translation MGTQPLKERVLIVGASIFAEEIGAWCLEKGYPASVLTLEGWPAPELRPTLEAEARRSALAVEALPYPPEAKQALVEILDAALPPETLLLSLCLTVSATQVAGWTRHPGRVVGFALLPPLSLGLPVELARSLPGDTGALERARAWWQALGLSPVVVQDAVGMVHPRILCALINEAAFAVMEGVAAPEDIDTAMKLGTNYPRGPLEWGDLIGLDLVVAILDALEAEHRSGAYRAAPVLRQMVRAGLLGRKTGRGFYLW, via the coding sequence ATGGGAACCCAACCGCTGAAGGAGCGCGTGCTGATCGTGGGAGCGAGCATCTTCGCGGAGGAGATCGGCGCGTGGTGCCTGGAGAAAGGCTATCCGGCTTCCGTGTTGACTCTGGAGGGGTGGCCCGCGCCGGAGCTGCGCCCCACCTTGGAGGCGGAGGCGCGGCGGAGCGCCCTGGCGGTGGAGGCCCTGCCCTACCCCCCGGAGGCCAAGCAGGCTCTGGTGGAGATCCTGGATGCGGCCCTGCCCCCCGAGACACTGTTGCTGAGCCTCTGTCTCACCGTCTCCGCGACCCAGGTGGCGGGCTGGACCCGTCATCCGGGCCGTGTAGTAGGGTTCGCACTCCTGCCGCCCCTGAGCCTCGGGCTTCCGGTGGAGCTGGCCCGTTCCCTTCCAGGGGATACCGGAGCGCTGGAGCGGGCAAGGGCCTGGTGGCAGGCGCTGGGCCTCTCCCCCGTGGTGGTTCAGGACGCGGTGGGGATGGTGCACCCGCGCATCCTGTGTGCCCTGATCAACGAGGCGGCCTTCGCGGTGATGGAAGGAGTAGCAGCCCCTGAGGACATCGACACGGCGATGAAGCTGGGCACGAACTACCCTCGGGGGCCCCTGGAGTGGGGGGACCTCATCGGCCTGGACCTGGTGGTGGCCATCTTGGATGCCCTGGAGGCGGAGCATCGAAGCGGCGCCTATCGGGCTGCCCCCGTGCTTCGCCAGATGGTCCGGGCCGGCCTCCTCGGCCGGAAGACCGGGAGGGGTTTTTATCTCTGGTGA
- a CDS encoding electron transfer flavoprotein subunit alpha/FixB family protein, which translates to MSGIWVWLEQFQGKIPSVAWETLGVARRLADAQGTAVTAVLMGDGIAALAEEAIAMGADEVRVMEHAALADFRLEPYLAAFVPHIREGAPQAVLLPSTARGRELAGGLAAELGTAALVDVIEVSVEDQRITAVRPIYEGKLFARTYVERTPAILTVRGRAFPRPDPDPNRKGEIRSVAVALDPSAFPTQVLEWIQEAEGEISLNEARIVVGGGRGVGSPEGFEPLRELARALGAALGATRAVVDAGWIPYKYQVGQTGKTISPDLYIACGVSGAIQHLSGLRGVKVIVAINKDPEAPIFKVARYGVVDDLFKIVPALTAELRRRGLARG; encoded by the coding sequence ATGAGCGGCATCTGGGTCTGGCTGGAGCAGTTCCAGGGGAAGATCCCCTCGGTCGCCTGGGAGACCCTCGGGGTCGCCCGGCGCCTGGCAGACGCGCAGGGGACGGCGGTGACCGCCGTGTTGATGGGGGACGGGATCGCCGCCCTAGCTGAGGAAGCCATCGCCATGGGCGCGGATGAAGTGCGGGTGATGGAGCACGCCGCCCTGGCGGACTTCCGCCTAGAGCCTTACCTCGCCGCCTTCGTCCCCCACATCCGGGAAGGGGCTCCCCAGGCGGTCTTGCTCCCCTCCACCGCCCGGGGGCGGGAGCTGGCGGGAGGGCTGGCCGCGGAGCTGGGCACCGCCGCCCTGGTGGATGTGATCGAGGTCTCGGTGGAAGACCAGCGGATCACAGCGGTCCGCCCGATCTATGAGGGCAAGCTGTTCGCCCGGACCTACGTCGAGCGCACGCCGGCCATCCTCACGGTTCGGGGACGGGCGTTCCCTCGGCCGGACCCGGATCCGAACCGGAAGGGGGAGATCCGGTCGGTCGCCGTGGCGCTGGACCCCTCTGCTTTCCCCACACAGGTCCTGGAGTGGATCCAAGAGGCGGAGGGGGAGATCAGCCTGAACGAGGCCCGCATCGTGGTGGGGGGCGGGCGGGGCGTGGGCAGCCCGGAAGGCTTCGAGCCGCTGCGGGAGCTGGCCCGCGCCCTGGGGGCGGCCCTGGGGGCGACCCGCGCGGTGGTGGACGCCGGGTGGATCCCCTATAAGTATCAGGTGGGCCAGACCGGAAAGACCATCAGCCCCGATCTCTACATCGCCTGCGGGGTCTCCGGGGCCATCCAGCACCTCTCCGGCCTGCGGGGGGTGAAGGTCATCGTGGCCATCAACAAGGACCCAGAGGCCCCGATCTTCAAGGTCGCCCGTTACGGCGTGGTGGACGATCTGTTCAAGATCGTCCCCGCCCTCACCGCCGAGCTCCGTCGCCGCGGGTTAGCCCGGGGCTGA
- a CDS encoding PIN domain-containing protein yields MFLLDTSIWLEMLLAQERADEAERLLRQIEPSRGFMSQFTLYSLGIILFRFQRHDAFLRLIEDVFRSGFGLVKLDVEDMPTVVEAARAFRLDFDDAYQYVAAEKHGLILVSFDADFDRTPRGRRTPAQVLAALAAGGS; encoded by the coding sequence ATGTTCCTCCTGGATACCAGCATATGGCTGGAGATGCTCCTGGCTCAGGAGAGAGCGGATGAGGCTGAGCGTTTGCTCCGCCAGATCGAGCCCAGCCGTGGTTTCATGAGCCAGTTTACCCTCTACTCCCTCGGGATCATCCTCTTCCGTTTTCAGCGCCATGATGCCTTCCTGCGTCTCATCGAAGATGTATTCCGGTCCGGATTCGGCCTGGTGAAGTTAGATGTCGAGGATATGCCTACCGTAGTGGAAGCCGCACGTGCATTCCGGCTGGATTTCGATGATGCGTATCAATATGTGGCGGCGGAGAAGCATGGGCTTATCCTGGTGAGCTTCGATGCGGACTTCGACCGCACGCCCCGGGGCCGTCGGACCCCCGCTCAGGTTCTGGCCGCCCTCGCCGCGGGTGGCTCCTGA
- a CDS encoding glycosyltransferase family 4 protein, which translates to MPEKPCVALIHYTAPPVVGGVEAVLARQARALAAAGYPVRIIAGVAAVDAPGVEAVAIPPMYGAHSDIAPLQAALMEGRLPDAFPQWRERLRRALREALHGVDVAILHNVCTMDKNLVLSAALYDLVTEEPRRWIGWHHDAVILRAGAPRFPGEPWELLVRPWPVIHVTVSEARRQALAAAWGIPAARIHVIPNGVDLGEFFRWGARTRSLVERLSLMAADAILLTPVRITRRKRLEEALAVLRCLRAQTGWDARLVVTGPPGAHTPANRAYLEALRAQRAAWGLEGAAHFLYEHLGEGLPEEAVADFYTLADAVLLTSEEEGFGLPVLEAGLARLPVFARELPPLRELGREDVFLFPTEAAPEALAAAIARFLETDPVARLRRRVRQQFDADRLIRERLIPLLEETPS; encoded by the coding sequence ATGCCGGAGAAGCCTTGCGTGGCCCTGATCCACTACACGGCCCCGCCGGTAGTCGGTGGGGTGGAGGCCGTGCTTGCCCGCCAGGCCCGCGCCCTGGCGGCGGCCGGCTACCCTGTCCGGATCATCGCCGGCGTCGCGGCCGTGGATGCGCCCGGGGTGGAAGCGGTGGCCATCCCGCCGATGTATGGGGCCCATTCAGACATTGCCCCTCTCCAGGCGGCGCTGATGGAGGGCCGCCTCCCGGACGCTTTCCCTCAATGGCGGGAGCGGCTGCGTCGCGCCCTCCGGGAGGCCCTGCACGGGGTCGACGTGGCCATCCTTCACAACGTCTGCACCATGGACAAAAACCTCGTCCTCTCTGCGGCCCTCTATGATCTGGTCACCGAGGAGCCCCGGCGCTGGATCGGATGGCATCACGATGCGGTGATCCTGCGGGCGGGCGCTCCGCGTTTCCCGGGCGAGCCGTGGGAGCTGCTCGTTCGGCCCTGGCCGGTGATCCACGTGACGGTCTCCGAGGCCCGCCGGCAGGCCCTGGCCGCCGCCTGGGGGATCCCGGCCGCGCGCATCCACGTGATCCCGAACGGGGTGGACCTCGGGGAGTTCTTCCGCTGGGGCGCCCGCACGCGATCCCTGGTGGAACGCCTGAGCCTGATGGCCGCCGATGCCATCCTCCTGACCCCGGTCCGCATCACCCGCCGCAAGCGACTGGAGGAGGCCCTGGCGGTCCTCCGGTGTCTGCGGGCGCAAACGGGATGGGACGCCCGGCTGGTGGTGACCGGCCCGCCGGGCGCCCACACACCGGCCAACCGGGCATATCTGGAAGCGCTGCGCGCCCAGCGGGCCGCGTGGGGGCTGGAGGGGGCAGCGCACTTCCTGTATGAACATCTGGGGGAGGGTCTGCCAGAGGAGGCGGTGGCGGATTTCTACACGTTGGCGGACGCGGTGCTGCTCACCAGCGAAGAGGAGGGGTTCGGGCTGCCGGTCCTGGAGGCGGGGCTGGCGCGTCTGCCGGTGTTCGCCCGGGAGCTCCCCCCCTTGCGGGAGCTGGGCCGAGAGGATGTGTTCCTGTTTCCCACGGAGGCCGCCCCGGAGGCCCTCGCCGCGGCCATCGCCCGCTTCCTGGAGACGGACCCGGTGGCCCGGCTGCGCCGCCGCGTCCGCCAGCAATTCGACGCCGATCGCCTGATCCGGGAGCGCTTGATTCCCCTGCTGGAAGAGACGCCCTCCTGA
- a CDS encoding DUF2281 domain-containing protein yields the protein MKTLEEMIRELPPELRQEVEDFVEFLLQKRAKRSLEPLRLDWKGALQDLRAHFTAVELQHKAQEWWGD from the coding sequence GTGAAGACCCTGGAGGAGATGATCCGGGAGCTGCCCCCGGAGCTGCGGCAGGAGGTGGAGGATTTCGTTGAGTTCCTCCTGCAGAAGCGAGCAAAGCGCAGCCTGGAGCCGCTTCGCCTGGACTGGAAGGGCGCGCTCCAGGATCTGCGGGCCCACTTCACTGCGGTGGAACTCCAGCACAAAGCCCAGGAGTGGTGGGGGGATTAA
- a CDS encoding GH39 family glycosyl hydrolase, protein MWARRGIWILILLLLRGGAWGEAIPTLPSGGAAPPPSGDWWGSPQTLSFRVYLPLVARQGPEAPPRVEFGLVFITSAEWPADAARFDRARQLGARWDRWPLYWSGVETSPGVYQWASVDTALRDALAQGFEVSLILLGTPGFYATGGLPLRPPVGGSILRRSEARTPGAPIAIAAASPPAGLYAPIFTDGTDRPGPSKIINPENRWAAFVYQAVARYRPGGVASREVPGWPAGRGVRDWEIWNEPDLSFFWSGSAADYARLLRVAAIAARQADPQARILFGGLAIFEKPNWLREVLTILQNDPDPQLRDAFGWYFDILPVHSYSYAWQTFRYLNQVKGTLGAFGLTKALWVNESGLPVWDDHPGPTWDPDSAYRGTKEEAAAYVVQSAAYAIWSGARVIFHFMLHDDCGNGPEAHDAFGLYRNPTPAPCYPSDAGARPAAAAYRLVSTHLRDAKPLWRWRSTNGRTDWGACSGQVEWFAFQRPDGARVLLAWTRMEIPATITVTATAPRGVVYDVRTGVATSVTPVDGVYTFSLPGATNYNTPTWCNPDRRKQGEAAVGGLPLFLVEGP, encoded by the coding sequence GTGTGGGCGCGCCGTGGGATCTGGATCCTGATCCTCCTGTTGCTGAGAGGCGGAGCCTGGGGGGAGGCGATCCCCACCCTCCCCTCCGGCGGGGCGGCTCCTCCGCCCAGCGGAGACTGGTGGGGGAGTCCTCAGACCCTTTCATTCCGCGTGTATCTGCCCCTCGTCGCTCGTCAGGGGCCGGAGGCTCCTCCCCGGGTGGAGTTCGGGCTGGTCTTCATCACCTCAGCGGAGTGGCCGGCTGACGCCGCCCGGTTCGATCGCGCGCGGCAGCTGGGCGCCCGGTGGGACCGCTGGCCGCTCTACTGGAGCGGGGTGGAGACCTCGCCGGGCGTCTATCAGTGGGCTTCCGTCGACACCGCCCTCCGGGACGCTCTGGCCCAGGGCTTCGAGGTTTCCCTCATCCTCCTCGGCACCCCGGGCTTCTACGCGACCGGAGGCCTCCCTCTTCGACCGCCTGTGGGCGGCTCCATCCTGCGCCGTTCGGAGGCGCGCACACCCGGGGCACCCATCGCCATTGCCGCGGCGAGCCCCCCGGCCGGCCTCTACGCTCCCATCTTCACCGACGGCACGGACCGGCCCGGCCCGAGCAAGATCATCAACCCGGAGAACCGATGGGCCGCCTTTGTCTATCAGGCCGTCGCCCGCTACCGGCCGGGCGGGGTGGCGAGTCGGGAGGTGCCCGGGTGGCCGGCCGGGCGCGGGGTGCGTGACTGGGAGATCTGGAACGAGCCCGATCTTTCGTTCTTCTGGAGTGGAAGCGCGGCGGATTACGCCCGCCTGCTCCGGGTGGCCGCCATCGCCGCCCGCCAGGCGGATCCCCAGGCCCGCATCCTGTTCGGCGGGCTGGCGATCTTCGAGAAGCCCAACTGGCTGCGCGAGGTCCTCACGATCCTCCAGAACGATCCGGATCCCCAGCTGCGGGACGCCTTCGGCTGGTATTTCGACATCCTGCCGGTCCACAGCTACAGCTACGCCTGGCAGACGTTCCGCTATCTCAATCAAGTGAAGGGGACCCTCGGGGCCTTCGGCCTCACCAAAGCGCTTTGGGTCAACGAGAGCGGGTTGCCGGTATGGGACGATCACCCGGGTCCGACGTGGGATCCGGACAGCGCCTATCGCGGGACGAAGGAGGAGGCCGCGGCGTATGTGGTGCAGAGCGCGGCCTACGCGATCTGGAGCGGGGCGCGGGTGATCTTTCACTTCATGCTGCACGATGACTGTGGAAACGGGCCAGAGGCGCACGACGCCTTCGGCCTGTATCGCAATCCCACGCCGGCGCCGTGTTATCCATCGGACGCCGGAGCGCGACCGGCCGCAGCCGCTTACCGGCTGGTGAGCACCCATCTGCGGGACGCAAAGCCCCTCTGGCGCTGGCGCTCCACGAACGGCCGGACCGACTGGGGGGCGTGCAGCGGGCAGGTGGAATGGTTCGCCTTCCAGCGACCGGACGGCGCGCGGGTGCTGCTGGCCTGGACCCGGATGGAGATCCCGGCAACCATTACGGTGACGGCGACGGCTCCCCGGGGCGTGGTTTACGACGTCCGGACCGGGGTGGCCACCTCGGTGACGCCGGTGGATGGAGTTTACACCTTCTCACTGCCGGGCGCCACCAACTACAACACGCCCACCTGGTGCAACCCGGACCGCCGGAAGCAGGGAGAGGCCGCCGTCGGCGGCCTGCCGCTCTTCCTGGTGGAAGGGCCGTAA